Genomic segment of Bacteroidales bacterium:
GTCAACAGGTAATATTTACTTTCATTCACAACACTATCTTTTGTATTAACAGACAATAAATCCATTATTGAATAATCTGTTTTTTTAAGATAATCAGTTATTATACTGTCTTTTTTAGTAAAATATTTATCGAGAGAAGAATTTTTCAGCATATTGTAATCTAAAGTTGCTTGTATGTATTTCGCATAATATTCCCTGCATATTTTTTTATAGTAAGCAAAACCTGTTGTATCTTTAATTTTACATTTACTTAATATCGTATCGCCGAATTTTCTTGTCATGTCTCTGAAAAGGCGTGTTAATTCCATAGTTTCCTGCTTAATATTTTCACCGTTTGAATTGCCTAAAAAATTCCATCCGTGAATATCGTCAATAAATCCGTTGTTATCATCGTCAACATTATTTACGGGAATTTCTTTTCTGTTTGTCCAGATTCTATTTTTAATATCTTCATGGTTAATATCAACACCGCCATCAATAACTGCAATTATTACCTTATGAGGAATTTTATTTTTCAATATTTCCTGATATGCCTTGTTCAAGCTTATTCCAGCAACTTTATCTTTCTTCGGGTATAAAGTGTGCCAGCTTTTATTTTCTTCACTTTTCTTTTTTCTGCTTTTATGTTTTGCAAGAACGCCATTGTCGGAATAAGAATAATTGGCTGTAACAAGGAATGCTGCAGTTATAAATAAAATTAATAGGTTTCTCATTTACACTTAATTTAGTTGATATTTCTTTTACGGAATTCTGTGAGAGTTTGTTGTTTGTAGTTGTTTTTATAACAACAAACCGCAAACAATTTAAACTACAAACTCTTTTTAAAGCATCTTTTTCTTTTATGTTGAACATGCTCATATATTTTCCAGTGCTGAATGGCTTTCTGGTTGGTTTCTATCATACCGGTAGTTTCAACGTGAGTGATGCCATGTTCAAGAATTGTTTGCATGAGTTCGGAAATAATGATAGAAGGAACTCCCATTCCCTGCATCTGCGGGTTAACGGCAGTAAGAAACAAATCTATTTCCTTGGGATTTTTCAATGCTTTCATGATGTGATAAAATCCGAATGGAAATAATTTTCCTTTTGCTTTTTGCATTGCTTTGGATAAAGAAGGCACACCGATAATAAATCCCACAACTTTATAATCTGCATCAAATACAATCTTAACAAATTTAGGATTCAGCATTTTCATGTATTTCTTTTTATAATATTCCACCATTTTCTCATCAAAAGCAACAACGCTGAATAGTTCTTCAAATGCTTTATTAAGCAACTCGAACATATCGTTTGCATAAAGCATCAAATCCTTGGAAGACAAAAATGTTTTAGAAGTAAGATTATATCTTTTCTTTATTGTTTCACATAGTTTAATTGCTTTTTCGGGTATTTCTTTCGGCATTGTAAGACGAAATTCGAGCCAGTCAATTTCTTTTTCATATCCTGCTTTTTCAATATGTTCTTTATAATACGGGAAATGATATTCAGAAGCAACAGAAGGAAGATAATCGAATCCTTCAATAAGAATTGCCTGATGGTCGAGGTTGGTGAAACCGAGTGGTCCATGAATTGCAGTCATGCCTTGTTCTTTTGCCCATTTTTCGACAGCTTCGAGAAGTTTTGCTGAAATCTCAAAATCATCAACAAATTCTATTCTTGAGAAACGTGCAACCTTTTCATTTGTTTTCTCAATATCTTTTTCATTTATAATTCCGCCGATTCTTCCCATGCATTTATTGTCTTTATATGCCAGCCAGAATTTTGCTTTACAGAAATTAAAAGCAGGATTGTACTTCGGTAACAATGATTTTATTTCGTCGGCTTTTAAAGGCGGCACCCAATATTCTGCATTTTTATATAATTCAAACTGAAAATTTACAAATTGCTTTATATCTTTTTTAGTAATAACTTCTTTTATTTCAACGCTCATATAATTTATTTTCATTAATAATAATTACCAAAAATATTGTTTTTTTAGCATTATTTCAAAAATTAAATTTTATTTTTCTTTTACCGAAAAAATAATCTTATAAAAA
This window contains:
- a CDS encoding N-acetyltransferase, which codes for MSVEIKEVITKKDIKQFVNFQFELYKNAEYWVPPLKADEIKSLLPKYNPAFNFCKAKFWLAYKDNKCMGRIGGIINEKDIEKTNEKVARFSRIEFVDDFEISAKLLEAVEKWAKEQGMTAIHGPLGFTNLDHQAILIEGFDYLPSVASEYHFPYYKEHIEKAGYEKEIDWLEFRLTMPKEIPEKAIKLCETIKKRYNLTSKTFLSSKDLMLYANDMFELLNKAFEELFSVVAFDEKMVEYYKKKYMKMLNPKFVKIVFDADYKVVGFIIGVPSLSKAMQKAKGKLFPFGFYHIMKALKNPKEIDLFLTAVNPQMQGMGVPSIIISELMQTILEHGITHVETTGMIETNQKAIQHWKIYEHVQHKRKRCFKKSL